From a region of the Aeoliella mucimassa genome:
- the glmM gene encoding phosphoglucosamine mutase, translated as MNQPIISVSGLRGIVGESLSPELVARYLGAFASQLPRGPVLLSYDGRATGPMLSAAARSTLMATGHMVLDAGPTATPTTGVLVKHYHCVGGVQISASHNPAEYNGIKLFGPDGRVIPANEGLQVRRRYEAGEVQWVRHDEVGDYELLADVVNEHWDLIAPLVDVERIRSHKFKVLLDSNHGAGGVVGKHVLQKLGCETIHLGAEPTGEFLHTPEPTAENLTGVCQQVASQQVAVGFCQDPDADRLALIDERGRYVGEEFTLAIAVDHVLRATPGPVVTNCSTSRMTQDLAEKFGVPFFRSAVGEANVVDKMIHHDAVLGGEGNGGVIHPKVIGVRDSMVSMALVLDALAAREVPLSQLVDELPQYAIHKAKVTMPAERVEAACGQLESHFAAATPDRMDGLRLDWPDRWLLVRASNTEPIVRIFAEAPTAEAAKELCDEAAEVMG; from the coding sequence ATGAACCAGCCTATTATTAGTGTTTCCGGGTTGCGCGGCATCGTCGGCGAGTCGCTCTCGCCCGAGCTCGTGGCCCGCTACCTTGGTGCGTTTGCTTCGCAGTTGCCGCGTGGTCCGGTGCTATTGTCGTACGACGGTCGGGCGACTGGGCCGATGCTCTCGGCTGCCGCGCGGTCGACGTTGATGGCGACCGGGCATATGGTGCTCGACGCCGGCCCGACAGCCACGCCGACGACGGGAGTGTTGGTGAAGCACTATCACTGTGTCGGCGGGGTGCAGATCTCTGCTTCGCACAATCCGGCCGAGTACAATGGTATCAAACTGTTCGGCCCCGACGGTCGGGTCATTCCGGCAAACGAAGGCTTGCAGGTGCGTCGCCGGTACGAAGCGGGCGAAGTGCAATGGGTCCGCCACGACGAAGTCGGCGACTATGAACTGCTGGCCGACGTGGTGAACGAACACTGGGATCTCATCGCTCCGTTGGTCGACGTCGAACGCATTCGCAGTCACAAGTTCAAGGTGCTCCTCGATTCGAATCACGGGGCAGGTGGAGTGGTCGGCAAGCACGTGCTGCAGAAGCTTGGCTGCGAGACGATTCACCTGGGGGCCGAGCCAACCGGCGAGTTCCTGCATACCCCCGAGCCGACCGCCGAGAACCTGACCGGCGTGTGTCAGCAGGTCGCCAGCCAGCAAGTTGCGGTGGGGTTCTGTCAGGATCCCGACGCCGATCGGCTGGCGCTAATCGACGAACGCGGACGCTACGTCGGCGAAGAGTTCACGCTCGCGATTGCGGTAGATCATGTGCTGCGAGCCACCCCTGGCCCGGTGGTGACGAATTGCTCGACCAGCCGGATGACCCAGGACCTGGCCGAGAAGTTCGGAGTTCCTTTCTTCCGCTCCGCGGTCGGCGAGGCGAATGTAGTTGACAAGATGATTCACCACGACGCAGTGCTCGGCGGCGAAGGCAACGGTGGCGTCATTCACCCCAAGGTCATCGGGGTGCGCGATAGCATGGTTAGCATGGCCTTGGTGCTCGACGCCTTGGCGGCTCGCGAGGTACCGCTAAGCCAGTTGGTCGACGAGTTGCCCCAGTACGCGATTCACAAAGCCAAGGTGACGATGCCAGCCGAGCGGGTAGAAGCCGCTTGCGGGCAGCTCGAATCGCACTTCGCCGCGGCCACGCCTGATCGGATGGACGGGTTGCGGCTCGACTGGCCCGACCGCTGGCTGCTGGTGCGGGCGAGCAACACCGAGCCGATTGTTCGCATCTTTGCCGAAGCTCCCACGGCCGAAGCCGCCAAAGAGCTGTGCGACGAAGCCGCCGAGGTGATGGGATAA
- a CDS encoding exopolysaccharide biosynthesis protein: MPATDGSPQNLEEVVDQLETKVEQEDETLTVREALDAFDGRTFGPLLVLPALIALIPPIGMIPFVPTIMGSIIILISSQYMLGRTHPWVPAVLGERSVKKKKVLEAVDRSRPWAKWVDGFLGSRLQVLVEGPMEHVIAGLCVLLALMMPMAELIPGLAAVPAAAILFLGLAITARDGLLGLLGITLATGGFGYLIYKLMT; the protein is encoded by the coding sequence AACCAAAGTCGAGCAGGAAGACGAGACGCTCACGGTGCGAGAAGCGCTCGACGCTTTCGACGGGCGGACGTTTGGGCCGTTGTTGGTGCTGCCTGCGCTCATTGCTCTGATTCCCCCCATCGGCATGATTCCCTTCGTACCGACCATCATGGGATCGATCATCATCCTGATCTCATCGCAATACATGCTGGGACGGACTCACCCGTGGGTGCCTGCGGTGCTTGGTGAGCGTAGCGTCAAAAAGAAGAAAGTGCTCGAAGCCGTCGACAGAAGTCGCCCTTGGGCGAAGTGGGTCGATGGCTTTCTCGGCAGCCGACTGCAGGTGCTGGTCGAAGGTCCGATGGAGCACGTGATCGCCGGACTCTGCGTGTTGCTCGCGCTGATGATGCCGATGGCCGAGTTGATTCCCGGGCTGGCTGCGGTGCCGGCCGCAGCGATCTTATTCCTGGGGCTGGCCATCACCGCCCGCGATGGTCTGCTCGGGCTGCTAGGCATTACGCTAGCCACTGGTGGATTTGGTTACCTGATTTACAAGTTGATGACTTAG